Proteins co-encoded in one Maylandia zebra isolate NMK-2024a linkage group LG16, Mzebra_GT3a, whole genome shotgun sequence genomic window:
- the LOC112430456 gene encoding uncharacterized protein LOC112430456 — protein MPAQNLNPTPYHAECMGHKVHLDQNEKLVMFGVTHVLAVDGFSKKIVSHSTMPIKNNLSIYEYVFRPAVITYGMWDQVRVDHGKEFYLTLFMQEMLSHHRFNQERLPYLQTSSTRNHTVERIWPEINNRVNYPLKTALLQLMDQEEIDMEDNLVRYCVSNLTCQLCNIGLASVVESWNAHRIPGKGIPNHFAEHGCKRRISPELLPNALEAADLYRQHLGSALKEYSTFGVDPFTTEQDKLRTESHFAEKYPDISHLFFRAVNGDFMPYKEALLCLINITQRNV, from the exons ATGCCAG CTCAGAATCTTAATCCCACACCGTACCATGCTGAATGCATGGGGCACAAGGTTCACCTGGACCAAAACGAGAAACTTGTAATGTTTGGAGTCACCCATGTTTTAGCTGTAGATGGATTCAGTAAAAAGATTGTGAGTCATTCCACAATGCCAATCAAAAACAACTTGAGCATCTATGAATATGTTTTCAG ACCTGCAGTGATCACCTATGGTATGTGGGACCAGGTGCGAGTAGACCATGGAAAGGAATTTTATTTAACACTGTTCATGCAAGAGATGCTGTCACATCATCGCTTCAATCAGGAGAGACTGCCTTATTTACAGACCTCATCCACAAGA AACCACACAGTTGAAAGGATTTGGCCTGAAATCAACAACCGTGTCAACTACCCACTAAAAACTGCCCTACTCCAGCTGATGGACCAGGAGGAGATAGATATGGAGGATAACCTTGTGCGATACTGTGTGTCCAATCTAACCTGTCAGCTGTGTAACATTGGTCTTGCAAGTGTGGTAGAATCATGGAATGCTCATAGAAtcccag GAAAAGGCATACCAAATCACTTTGCAGAACATGGGTGTAAAAGAAGAATTTCTCCAGAGCTCTTGCCAAATGCACTTGAAGCAGCAGACCTTTACAGGCAGCACTTGGGATCTGCACTCAAAGAATATTCGACTTTTGGAGTTGATCCCTTCACAACCGAACAGGACAAACTTAGAACAGAGagtcattttgcagaaaaatatcctgatatttcacatttgttttttagAGCCGTAAATGGTGACTTTATGCCATACAAAGAAGCTCTGCTCTGTCTCATAAACATAACTCAGAGAAATGTATGA
- the LOC106675607 gene encoding uncharacterized protein LOC106675607: MSETGSTSSARFFMARAHRPPHKRSTALKLHWNKQRMDHYVVFRKTKRVTLRDEDMTAEKLGRIFQVSAHTLYITDDSNVAMFPGAVSGVFSALDLTPRGHYEVHGEDMESIPTAGSSGQRFAFMRAPAVAASAPSRSQQATSSSPMSSKTFQRSVYFADVVGGRLIPNRMVVVRFLESEATLQGIVGKVQDAIGNYNPIILTDAQGNAILESEGTTGSQYWRQNARKILAVPEQDFNCLQGTKRKKLSSRKDDDSASLGEVSDKIEELVLASQSLPAVTAAIKELTDLAVAQKVTTPKLQTLKEGFSCVVCMNIIEDPVFSLCCRSIIGCKTCVEQWQETSQHCAKCRESNNGVLQITGLTAAFSVLKSFFAEE; the protein is encoded by the exons ATGTCTGAAACGGGAAGTACTTCTTCTGCGCGTTTTTTTATGGCGCGCGCACACCGTCCCCCACACAAGAGATCGACGGCCTTAAAGTTACACTGGAATAAACAGAGGATGGACCATTACGTTGTTTTTAGGAAAACTAAGAGAGTGACACTCCGGGACGAAGACATGACTGCAGAAAAACTGGGTCGCATCTTTCAG GTATCCGCGCATACTCTGTACATCACGGATGATTCAAACGTGGCTATGTTCCCCGGTGCGGTCTCTGGTGTTTTCAGCGCATTAGACCTTACACCCAGAGGTCACTATGAAGTCCACGGAGAAGACATGGAGTCAATTCCAACAGCAGGTTCCAGCGGGCAGCGTTTTGCATTTATGCGAGCACCAGCTGTGGCAGCGTCTGCACCTTCACGTTCACAGCAGGCTACTTCAAGTTCCCCTATGTCCTCCAAAACATTTCAGAG atCAGTGTACTTTGCAGATGTAGTTGGTGGGAGGTTGATTCCCAATAGAATGGTGGTTGTACGATTCCTGGAGTCTGAGGCTACGCTTCAAGGGATAGTAGGAAAAGTGCAAGATGCCATTGGTAATTACAACCCAATAATTTTGACAGATGCACAGGGCAATGCAATTCTGGAGTCGGAGGGCACAACAG GGTCacagtactggagacaaaatgCACGAAAAATTCTTGCTGTGCCTGAACAAGACTTTAATTGCCTCCAGggaacaaagaggaagaaactGAG CAGCCGTAAAGATGATGACAGTGCCAGTTTGGGAGAAGTGAGTGACAAAATAGAAGAGTTGGTGTTGGCATCTCAAAGTCTGCCAGCTGTCACAGCAGCAATCAAAGAGCTCACTGATCTTGCAGTTGCCCAGAAAGTCACAACCCCCAAGCTGCAGACACTCAAGGAGGGATTTAGCTGCGTGGTTTGTATGA ACATCATTGAGGATCCAGTGTTCTCACTGTGCTGCAGAAGCATTATTGGCTGCAAGACATGTGTGGAACAGTGGCAAGAGACatcacagcactgtgcaaaatgcAGGGAGAGTAACAACGGAGTTCTACAAATTACTGGTCTAACAGCTGCATTTTCTGTATTGAAATCTTTTTTTGCAGAGGAGTAA